One Alkalicoccus halolimnae DNA segment encodes these proteins:
- a CDS encoding ABC transporter substrate-binding protein, translating to MKKSLVLSFAAATVLTFTACGGNDGGNDGEGDVDTNENATETNDSEEGEDGGDEASQPAEDQTLIFARGGDSVSLDYASVTDGESSRVTQQIYESLLTFEEDSFEIGPGLAEDWEVADDGLSYVFTLREGVTFHDGTDFNAEAVKLNFERWADPDHEYHFADEGYAYSVYGTQFGGFQGDEGHVIDEINVLSDYEVEFVLNETLGSFLQNMGMSYFSMTSPAAFEEYGSEINENPVGTGPFQFVSWSRDDSIVLEKYEDYWQEDLPKLDSVIFQVIPDNSARLTALRSGEIDIMDGLNPDDLEALEGEEGITTFERATNNIGYLGFNADKEPFDDPEVRRALNHAIDKETLISVLYAGMAEPAKNLIPPDYLGYNDEIEPYEYDPELAEQMLADAGQEGLEMDLWTMPVARPYMPDPERAAEVMQANLSDIGVTANIVSMEWATYLEQTEAGEHDIFMLGWSGVNGDPDYFFGNLLHSDAIPGGNRTFYRNEEVDSLLDQAKTSIDEDERAELYMEAQELIHEDAPMIPLVHSIPVLAGSERVQNYVPHPQTSEPLTEVELSE from the coding sequence ATGAAAAAATCACTTGTACTATCATTTGCGGCAGCGACAGTTCTTACGTTTACAGCCTGCGGCGGAAATGACGGCGGAAATGATGGAGAAGGGGACGTGGACACAAATGAAAATGCCACGGAAACCAATGACAGTGAAGAGGGAGAAGATGGAGGGGATGAAGCATCGCAGCCAGCCGAAGATCAGACATTGATCTTTGCCAGAGGGGGAGATTCTGTCAGTCTGGACTATGCGAGTGTCACTGATGGAGAATCATCCCGCGTTACCCAGCAGATTTATGAAAGCCTTCTTACTTTTGAAGAGGACTCGTTTGAAATCGGCCCGGGACTTGCTGAAGACTGGGAAGTCGCTGACGACGGTCTCAGCTACGTGTTTACGCTGCGTGAAGGTGTAACATTCCATGATGGGACTGATTTTAACGCAGAAGCAGTTAAACTGAATTTTGAGAGATGGGCGGATCCTGATCACGAGTATCATTTTGCTGATGAGGGATATGCATACAGCGTTTATGGTACACAGTTCGGCGGTTTTCAAGGTGATGAAGGCCATGTCATAGATGAGATTAACGTGCTGAGCGACTATGAAGTCGAGTTTGTACTGAATGAGACGCTCGGTTCTTTCCTTCAAAATATGGGAATGAGCTACTTTTCAATGACTTCGCCGGCTGCTTTTGAAGAATACGGAAGTGAAATTAATGAAAATCCGGTAGGGACAGGACCATTTCAGTTTGTAAGCTGGTCCAGAGATGACAGTATCGTTCTTGAAAAATATGAGGATTACTGGCAGGAGGATCTTCCTAAGCTTGACTCTGTTATCTTCCAGGTAATTCCTGATAACTCTGCCCGTCTTACCGCTCTTCGGTCCGGTGAAATTGATATTATGGATGGATTGAATCCTGATGATCTGGAAGCCCTTGAAGGAGAAGAAGGAATCACTACATTTGAGCGGGCTACAAACAATATTGGTTACCTTGGTTTTAACGCGGATAAGGAACCATTTGACGACCCGGAAGTGCGCCGTGCACTGAACCATGCTATCGATAAAGAAACATTAATATCTGTTCTGTATGCCGGTATGGCTGAGCCTGCAAAGAACCTGATTCCGCCGGACTACCTTGGTTATAATGACGAAATTGAGCCATACGAGTATGATCCGGAACTTGCTGAGCAGATGCTTGCAGATGCCGGACAGGAAGGTCTGGAGATGGATCTGTGGACTATGCCTGTAGCAAGGCCTTATATGCCGGATCCGGAACGGGCAGCTGAAGTTATGCAGGCTAACCTCTCCGATATCGGTGTCACTGCCAATATTGTCAGTATGGAATGGGCAACGTATCTGGAACAGACAGAAGCAGGCGAACATGATATATTCATGCTCGGCTGGTCAGGTGTAAATGGAGATCCGGATTATTTCTTTGGAAACCTGCTTCATTCTGACGCTATTCCAGGAGGAAACAGAACTTTTTATCGCAACGAAGAAGTAGACAGCCTGCTTGATCAGGCAAAAACCAGTATCGATGAAGATGAGCGTGCAGAGCTTTACATGGAAGCACAGGAGCTTATCCATGAAGACGCGCCTATGATTCCATTAGTACACTCGATTCCTGTTCTTGCAGGAAGTGAGCGGGTGCAGAACTATGTTCCACATCCACAGACGAGTGAACCTTTAACAGAAGTCGAACTGAGCGAATAA
- a CDS encoding ABC transporter permease produces the protein MLAYTIRRILMLIPVLIGMSLITFSIIHLIPGNPAQTILGEQATPQAIAQLEEQLGINEPYLVQYFDYIGGLLQGDLGQSLRTNADISNEIWPFLAATIELTIFAMVFAVIVGVNAGIISAWKQNSLFDYGAMLVALIGVSMPIFWLGLMQQWIFAQELGWLPAFGRGNPRDPVETTTHFYLLDTLLSGRMDQFWTSFRHLILPGVALGTIPMAIIARMTRSSMLEVLRSDYIRTVEAKGIPKLSVVYRHGFKNAVIPVLTIVGLQTGTLLGGAILTETIFSWPGVGRYVFDGIGNRDYPVIQSGILIIATMFVFINLIVDLLYSYIDPRIKY, from the coding sequence ATGCTCGCATATACAATAAGAAGGATATTAATGTTAATACCGGTTTTAATAGGTATGTCACTAATTACGTTTTCTATTATTCATCTGATTCCCGGGAATCCGGCACAGACAATTCTTGGTGAACAGGCAACTCCACAGGCCATTGCCCAGCTGGAAGAACAGCTTGGCATTAATGAACCTTATCTTGTTCAATATTTTGACTACATTGGCGGACTCCTCCAAGGAGATCTGGGTCAGTCACTTCGTACCAATGCTGATATTTCTAATGAAATCTGGCCTTTCCTTGCAGCAACAATTGAACTCACTATTTTTGCCATGGTTTTTGCGGTAATTGTTGGGGTTAATGCCGGAATTATCAGCGCCTGGAAGCAGAATTCATTATTTGACTACGGTGCAATGCTGGTTGCACTGATAGGGGTGTCCATGCCGATTTTCTGGCTGGGACTTATGCAGCAGTGGATATTTGCACAGGAGCTTGGATGGCTGCCTGCTTTTGGTCGCGGAAACCCTCGTGATCCTGTAGAAACCACGACACATTTTTATCTGCTGGATACACTGCTTTCGGGTCGGATGGATCAATTCTGGACCTCTTTTCGCCATCTTATCCTTCCGGGAGTGGCACTAGGAACGATACCGATGGCTATTATTGCGCGGATGACCCGATCAAGTATGCTCGAAGTCCTTCGTTCCGATTATATACGTACTGTTGAAGCGAAAGGAATTCCAAAACTTTCTGTCGTTTACCGGCACGGATTCAAAAATGCGGTAATTCCTGTGTTAACAATTGTAGGTCTCCAGACGGGAACTTTACTCGGAGGAGCGATATTAACAGAAACAATATTCAGTTGGCCTGGGGTGGGGCGTTATGTTTTTGACGGAATAGGCAACCGCGACTATCCGGTGATTCAATCTGGTATTTTAATTATTGCAACGATGTTTGTTTTCATAAATTTAATTGTGGACCTGCTTTACAGCTATATAGATCCACGAATCAAGTATTAA
- a CDS encoding ABC transporter permease produces the protein MRGPEYQEPQVSIPEPASPWKEAFRQLIKNKLAVVGMFIIGFFILIAVIAPLISGYHFSTISGAGRLEGPSASNWFGTDDLGRDIFTRIVYGARISLMVGFFAVIGALVFGSLLGIIAGYFGRWIDMVISRIFDIMLAFPSILLAIAIVAILGPSLQNALIAIAIINIPIFGRLVRSKVISIREEEYILAARAQGMKNGRILFHHVLPNSTAPIIVQATLGFGTAILEAAALGFLGLGAQPPTPEWGRMLSDSRQYIQSAPWTVLFPGISIMLVVLGFNMIGDGLRDALDPKMKN, from the coding sequence ATGAGGGGGCCGGAATATCAGGAACCTCAGGTCTCCATACCGGAACCAGCTTCTCCGTGGAAGGAAGCTTTTCGTCAGCTGATCAAAAATAAGCTTGCCGTTGTAGGGATGTTTATTATTGGGTTTTTCATTCTGATCGCAGTCATCGCCCCTCTTATATCCGGCTATCATTTTTCTACAATTAGTGGTGCCGGAAGGCTGGAAGGTCCCTCTGCGTCAAACTGGTTCGGTACGGACGATCTGGGACGCGATATTTTTACAAGAATTGTTTATGGAGCACGTATATCGCTGATGGTGGGTTTTTTCGCTGTAATAGGAGCTTTAGTTTTCGGTTCTCTCCTTGGAATTATAGCGGGTTATTTCGGGCGCTGGATTGATATGGTTATATCCAGAATTTTTGATATCATGCTTGCTTTTCCAAGCATTCTTTTAGCTATTGCTATTGTAGCAATTCTTGGTCCTTCTCTTCAGAATGCGCTTATTGCCATAGCAATTATTAATATTCCTATTTTCGGGAGGCTTGTACGTTCTAAAGTAATTTCTATCCGGGAAGAGGAATATATTCTTGCTGCAAGAGCCCAGGGAATGAAGAACGGACGCATCCTTTTTCATCACGTGCTTCCAAACAGTACTGCTCCGATCATTGTGCAGGCGACGCTCGGATTCGGTACAGCCATTTTAGAAGCAGCGGCTCTCGGATTTCTCGGTCTGGGTGCTCAGCCGCCTACTCCGGAATGGGGCAGAATGCTGTCAGATTCAAGGCAGTACATTCAAAGCGCTCCTTGGACAGTCTTGTTTCCGGGTATTTCAATTATGCTCGTCGTCCTGGGATTTAATATGATCGGTGATGGTCTCAGAGACGCTCTCGATCCTAAAATGAAAAATTAA
- a CDS encoding YwbE family protein yields the protein MPGTKRGNIQPGMTVKVVQKQDQRSGKLTEGIVEKLLTNSSNHPHGIKVRLKDGTVGRVKEIKAQS from the coding sequence ATGCCAGGTACAAAAAGAGGAAACATACAGCCGGGAATGACCGTTAAAGTTGTCCAAAAACAAGATCAGCGCAGCGGTAAACTGACCGAAGGAATAGTTGAAAAACTGCTTACTAATTCATCCAATCATCCGCACGGGATTAAAGTTCGTTTAAAAGATGGAACAGTAGGACGTGTAAAAGAAATTAAGGCGCAGAGCTGA
- a CDS encoding GDYXXLXY domain-containing protein has translation MIKWLFPIFQTVFIILLVTGYHAISWSGDQYLLRAEPYDPFDPFYGEYVMLQYPDLEPPSDIKEGPVYFTLTEGSDGFAVLNEVKEEPFFGSISGSLFGEYVTAPQLEQYYVEQGSGPELEEAVDLQVTVDVAPWGAIRPVNLEVREE, from the coding sequence ATGATTAAATGGTTATTTCCAATTTTTCAGACTGTATTTATTATCCTGCTTGTCACTGGATATCATGCCATCTCCTGGAGCGGCGACCAATATCTGCTTAGAGCAGAACCATATGATCCATTTGATCCCTTTTACGGTGAATACGTAATGCTTCAGTATCCTGATCTGGAGCCGCCTTCTGATATCAAGGAGGGTCCTGTTTACTTTACGCTTACAGAAGGGTCCGATGGATTTGCAGTACTCAATGAGGTAAAAGAGGAGCCGTTCTTCGGCTCTATTTCCGGCTCTTTATTTGGTGAATACGTTACTGCCCCGCAGCTTGAACAGTATTATGTGGAACAGGGAAGCGGGCCGGAACTTGAGGAAGCGGTCGATTTGCAGGTAACCGTGGACGTAGCTCCCTGGGGGGCGATCCGTCCTGTAAATCTGGAAGTAAGAGAAGAGTGA
- a CDS encoding DUF2157 domain-containing protein, giving the protein MNIEQKLDQWRNEGLLDQAAVDRINDYENRRPEERKKNKVPLLLLIGLIFLSLAVFSFIAANWQAVPDLLKTGFIVTLMWIFYILAYFAERKQFGWPVFFRVIGLAMFMASIIVTAQAFHFPASNSILPWAMFIAAAFHVFYWKNTIFSIISFFFGIIILTSSIPVMSWMEWILFVAAVLLLFFTSRQKEMTVFSWLLLFAAGPALWAVAAYNSPFWPIWTLFALVLLLLFIPSGKIRLLSPFYMAAGGGLLVIYLAVRGETDLSLVNLNWAEALALAAAGAAVAALAFYKFRQLMWIGLLGGIGLMLFDDTALLLAVTAELSALAYLFTAQRQNKTLGLGFVYFILVQFVIYVIYAWDRLDMSLFFLIGALLLFALSGAAWWFNRKKEGAAA; this is encoded by the coding sequence ATGAATATAGAGCAAAAGCTGGACCAGTGGCGTAATGAAGGCCTGCTTGATCAAGCTGCCGTGGATCGAATCAATGATTATGAAAACCGCCGGCCGGAAGAACGAAAAAAAAATAAGGTTCCCCTTCTGCTTCTTATCGGTTTAATATTTTTATCTCTTGCTGTTTTTAGTTTTATTGCTGCTAATTGGCAGGCAGTCCCTGATCTGCTTAAAACAGGTTTCATCGTCACACTTATGTGGATTTTCTATATTCTTGCCTACTTTGCTGAGAGAAAACAATTTGGCTGGCCTGTTTTCTTCAGAGTAATCGGTCTTGCCATGTTCATGGCTTCTATAATCGTTACAGCTCAGGCTTTTCACTTCCCAGCCTCTAATTCTATACTGCCATGGGCTATGTTCATCGCAGCAGCATTCCATGTATTCTATTGGAAAAATACGATATTCTCTATAATTTCTTTTTTCTTTGGGATTATAATTCTCACTTCATCTATACCGGTTATGAGCTGGATGGAATGGATACTGTTTGTCGCCGCTGTTTTACTTTTGTTTTTTACAAGCAGGCAAAAAGAAATGACGGTTTTCAGCTGGCTGCTCTTATTTGCTGCAGGTCCGGCACTTTGGGCCGTCGCTGCTTACAACAGTCCCTTTTGGCCGATCTGGACCTTATTTGCACTAGTACTGCTGCTTTTATTTATACCTTCCGGAAAAATCCGCCTGCTGAGCCCTTTTTATATGGCTGCAGGCGGAGGATTGTTAGTCATTTACCTTGCTGTACGGGGAGAAACTGATTTATCACTCGTCAATCTCAATTGGGCGGAAGCTCTTGCTCTGGCTGCAGCCGGAGCCGCTGTAGCCGCTTTAGCTTTTTACAAATTCCGGCAGCTTATGTGGATTGGCCTGCTCGGCGGGATTGGATTGATGCTGTTTGATGACACGGCCCTGCTTCTCGCTGTGACAGCTGAACTGTCTGCTCTCGCTTATTTATTCACTGCGCAGCGGCAGAATAAGACTTTGGGGTTAGGATTTGTTTACTTTATACTAGTTCAATTTGTTATCTATGTTATATATGCTTGGGACAGACTGGATATGTCTCTGTTTTTTCTTATCGGCGCTCTGCTCCTGTTTGCTCTTTCCGGTGCTGCATGGTGGTTCAATCGTAAGAAAGAAGGTGCTGCAGCATGA
- a CDS encoding glycine betaine ABC transporter substrate-binding protein — translation MKRTLYLMSSLIVSSVFLTACGGNEEAENDGAAENDGAAGNNEAADNEGNGEAEGAIEIGLNNWSENIAVSNLWKIILEEEGYDVELTMSEKSPIWVGVANGDIDASLEVWLPNTDAPYYDEHEDNVEIGETWFEATGLGLVVPEYVDINSIEELNDNTEMFNEEIVGIDAGASLTQLTEEAVEEYELDYDFLISSEPAMISELDTAYENEEPVVVTLWNPHWAFSAYDLKYLEDPDNVFGDSEDIHYMTRTGFGDDYEEIVQWWDNWEMDDETLGELMTYINEDDDEEAGAQRWLDDNRDLVDEWIQ, via the coding sequence ATGAAGCGGACACTTTATTTAATGAGCAGTTTGATAGTTTCCTCCGTGTTTTTAACAGCTTGCGGTGGTAACGAAGAGGCAGAAAATGACGGAGCTGCGGAAAATGACGGAGCTGCAGGAAATAATGAAGCTGCTGACAATGAAGGAAACGGAGAAGCAGAAGGAGCAATTGAGATCGGCTTGAATAACTGGTCTGAAAATATTGCTGTATCTAATTTGTGGAAAATAATTCTTGAAGAAGAAGGTTATGATGTAGAACTGACTATGTCAGAGAAGTCACCGATCTGGGTTGGCGTCGCCAATGGAGATATCGATGCCTCACTTGAGGTATGGCTGCCTAATACAGATGCTCCTTATTATGATGAGCACGAAGATAATGTTGAAATCGGGGAGACCTGGTTTGAAGCAACAGGGCTCGGGCTCGTAGTACCGGAATATGTGGATATTAACAGCATTGAAGAGCTGAACGATAACACAGAAATGTTCAATGAAGAAATTGTGGGTATTGACGCTGGAGCCAGTTTGACACAATTGACAGAAGAAGCGGTTGAAGAATATGAACTCGATTATGATTTTCTTATCAGTTCAGAGCCTGCTATGATATCAGAGTTGGATACGGCCTACGAAAATGAAGAGCCGGTAGTTGTAACACTCTGGAACCCCCACTGGGCTTTTTCTGCCTATGATCTGAAATATCTGGAAGACCCGGATAATGTATTTGGCGATTCTGAGGATATACATTACATGACCCGTACAGGTTTCGGTGACGATTATGAGGAGATTGTCCAGTGGTGGGATAACTGGGAAATGGATGATGAGACTCTTGGAGAGCTGATGACGTATATTAATGAAGACGATGACGAAGAAGCAGGTGCACAGCGCTGGCTTGACGATAACCGTGATCTTGTTGATGAATGGATTCAATAA
- a CDS encoding NAD-dependent deacylase → MAKEEWKTILSIGMENGTIDLKAKKTLDGKFSYRRVITEMEEGMKHFSSAETKNEAMALLDEYSWLSLFPLYIEDSIKAAVQKRILNHRYRNESVFDAWIESCFPKNYEKEVKLANWILTSRKTMVLTGAGMSTESNLPDFRSEKGWWKQIDPRTVATPEALYRNYSLFADFYAGRIEALTNTAPHGGHLILAALEEQGLIDGIATQNVDGLHKKAGNEKVYELHGSLDKIYCHDCGKQAAVHDLKQKSKCGCGGRLRPGVVLFGEMLPKETWTSALGEIETADLVLVIGTSLEVYPANQLHSMTKGRTVYINTEINEQAGDFDLCIEGKAKEILESLNDFLQDNSILD, encoded by the coding sequence ATGGCAAAAGAAGAATGGAAAACTATTTTGTCTATAGGAATGGAAAACGGTACGATAGATCTCAAAGCAAAGAAAACACTTGATGGAAAATTCTCTTACCGCAGAGTTATTACAGAAATGGAAGAAGGAATGAAGCATTTTTCATCAGCAGAAACAAAAAACGAGGCAATGGCTCTGCTGGACGAATATTCCTGGCTTTCGCTTTTTCCTTTATATATAGAAGACAGTATAAAGGCTGCTGTTCAAAAACGGATTTTAAATCACCGCTATCGAAATGAGTCTGTATTCGATGCATGGATAGAATCATGTTTTCCGAAAAACTACGAAAAAGAAGTAAAGCTTGCCAACTGGATTCTTACTTCCAGGAAAACGATGGTGCTTACAGGAGCAGGGATGAGCACTGAGTCGAATCTTCCCGATTTCAGGTCGGAAAAAGGCTGGTGGAAGCAGATCGACCCGCGAACGGTAGCAACTCCGGAGGCACTTTACAGAAATTACTCTCTTTTTGCTGATTTCTATGCGGGAAGAATAGAAGCCTTAACCAATACAGCTCCTCATGGAGGGCATTTGATATTAGCCGCTTTGGAAGAACAGGGGCTTATTGACGGAATTGCGACACAAAACGTGGATGGCCTGCATAAAAAAGCAGGTAATGAAAAAGTTTATGAACTTCATGGTTCGCTTGATAAAATTTACTGCCATGACTGTGGAAAGCAGGCAGCTGTTCATGATCTGAAGCAGAAATCAAAATGTGGATGTGGAGGCAGACTAAGGCCGGGAGTCGTTCTTTTCGGGGAAATGCTTCCGAAAGAAACCTGGACATCAGCTCTTGGAGAGATAGAAACAGCAGATCTTGTTCTCGTTATCGGTACTAGTCTGGAAGTGTATCCTGCCAATCAGCTTCATTCCATGACGAAAGGCAGAACAGTGTATATTAACACTGAAATAAATGAACAGGCTGGGGATTTCGATCTGTGCATTGAAGGGAAAGCTAAAGAAATACTTGAATCTTTGAATGATTTTTTACAGGATAATTCAATATTAGATTGA
- a CDS encoding L-lactate permease: MLAVTAFSAIIAPFIFLVLLRMPAKKGMLYSALIFISLAYFTWDMDAITLSASVMEGFHQALTILFILLGAIVLLNTLRQTGAVDRINQGFRNISPDMRVQVVIVAFLFGSLIEGAAGFGTPAAVTGPLMVALGFTPLAAATLALIADSTAVSFGAVGTPVIIGLGGVEGAGAAMYQEIAVNITLMDIFVGTFVPFLLVVVLTLSFGKKGKKGGVMQLFPWAFAVGLIYSVSAYVYALLFGPEFVAILASLTGLGAAALTAKKNILLPKTTPWQEALVEDFEEVEEKSDMSLAAAWSPYFIVIALLLLTRVVEPVQQFTQQAVDLSWNNIFGIEEVSSSWEVLYSPGAVLLLAAFLSVFTQRKKIKDFGAALKEARGTVIGAALALFPTLALVNVFINSGINASDLVSMPEYIALVLSAGLGSVWHIAAPFLGLLGSFVTGSSMVSALTFSPIQLNVAAEAGLNTNLVLAQQVAGSAAGNMICVHNVVAAAAVVGLVGKEGDIIRKTVLPALGYALMIGLVGALLAMVI, from the coding sequence ATGCTGGCAGTGACGGCTTTCAGCGCAATTATTGCTCCATTTATATTTTTAGTTCTTTTGAGGATGCCTGCTAAGAAAGGAATGCTCTACAGCGCATTAATATTTATTTCTCTGGCTTATTTCACATGGGACATGGATGCTATAACACTTTCCGCTTCTGTAATGGAAGGGTTCCATCAGGCATTAACCATACTATTCATTCTTCTCGGAGCAATTGTACTGCTGAATACTCTGCGTCAGACAGGGGCGGTGGACCGCATCAACCAGGGATTTCGTAATATTTCGCCGGATATGCGGGTGCAGGTTGTAATTGTAGCGTTTCTATTTGGAAGTCTGATTGAAGGCGCAGCGGGATTCGGAACACCTGCTGCGGTCACAGGTCCGCTGATGGTAGCACTCGGTTTTACACCGCTTGCTGCAGCTACTCTCGCATTAATAGCTGACAGCACGGCTGTTTCTTTCGGTGCAGTAGGGACACCGGTAATTATCGGTCTCGGTGGAGTAGAGGGAGCAGGAGCTGCAATGTATCAGGAAATAGCAGTTAATATAACTTTAATGGATATATTTGTAGGGACCTTTGTTCCGTTCCTTCTGGTAGTCGTTCTCACCCTTAGCTTTGGAAAGAAAGGAAAAAAAGGTGGGGTCATGCAGCTGTTTCCATGGGCATTTGCGGTAGGTCTTATTTATTCGGTTTCTGCCTATGTATATGCACTGTTATTTGGTCCGGAATTCGTGGCAATTCTTGCTTCATTAACGGGATTGGGCGCTGCAGCTCTTACTGCAAAGAAAAATATACTGCTTCCTAAAACCACACCCTGGCAGGAGGCTCTTGTAGAAGACTTTGAAGAGGTTGAAGAGAAGAGTGATATGTCTCTTGCGGCAGCCTGGAGTCCTTATTTTATTGTTATTGCTCTTCTGCTGCTGACAAGAGTAGTCGAACCTGTTCAGCAGTTTACTCAGCAGGCAGTTGATCTATCGTGGAACAATATTTTTGGGATAGAAGAAGTTTCATCAAGCTGGGAAGTGCTTTATTCTCCCGGAGCTGTCCTTCTGCTTGCAGCATTTTTATCCGTGTTTACACAGCGGAAAAAAATAAAGGATTTTGGAGCAGCGTTAAAAGAAGCAAGAGGCACAGTTATCGGAGCTGCACTGGCCCTTTTTCCAACACTTGCCCTCGTTAATGTGTTTATTAACTCGGGGATCAACGCCTCAGATCTTGTATCAATGCCGGAATATATCGCTTTGGTTCTCTCCGCTGGACTTGGAAGCGTCTGGCACATAGCAGCCCCATTTCTCGGTCTGCTTGGATCTTTTGTAACAGGCAGCTCGATGGTCTCAGCGTTAACTTTTTCACCTATCCAGCTTAACGTGGCAGCGGAAGCGGGCTTAAATACGAATCTTGTCCTCGCACAGCAGGTGGCTGGATCTGCAGCAGGCAATATGATATGCGTACACAATGTTGTAGCCGCTGCAGCAGTTGTCGGCCTTGTCGGAAAAGAAGGGGATATTATTCGCAAGACCGTTCTCCCTGCCCTTGGCTATGCATTAATGATAGGCCTTGTCGGAGCGCTTCTGGCAATGGTGATCTAG
- a CDS encoding M14 family metallopeptidase has product MTENSFFNNDYESSRDHFRNQLSSIAKIRQDAYLDTYYIGDREDDNSVDILASDASSRKTLLTITAGEHGIEGYTGSALLSMFIENFLPHLNPETTGLRLVHSVNPWGMRHCRRVTENNVDMNRNYLLDFSQLRDRADNEYEKHKSLFNPEAPIQNLNKQNSFLLSYLQKNLTEKELERLKNTPGGQYKYPQGVFYGGSVMEETTRQLADRYKEWAESYDHIVHIDLHTGGGPMNELTMIFMDGDSRSASELQKSLGRKNVSKTNNEDVSGDSVEFLQKMIQTVYPEKRSVFALFEFGTIEESTDGYLFCAKAMINENQLHFEGARFSEDEMSVRNDFTRLFNPADKTWQSSIFKEAEKGFRSLLKSENLI; this is encoded by the coding sequence ATGACCGAAAACTCTTTTTTTAACAATGATTACGAATCTTCCCGGGACCATTTCAGGAACCAGCTTTCTTCCATAGCAAAAATTAGACAGGATGCTTATTTGGATACTTATTATATAGGTGATCGGGAAGATGATAATTCAGTTGATATTCTTGCATCTGATGCTTCTTCCCGTAAAACACTGCTCACTATTACCGCCGGTGAGCACGGAATTGAAGGATATACAGGCAGTGCATTGCTCTCCATGTTCATTGAAAATTTCCTTCCACACCTGAATCCGGAAACAACCGGTTTACGACTGGTTCACAGCGTTAATCCCTGGGGGATGCGCCACTGCAGAAGGGTAACAGAAAATAATGTCGATATGAACCGGAATTACCTTCTTGATTTTAGTCAATTGCGGGATCGTGCGGATAATGAATATGAGAAACATAAATCTCTTTTTAACCCGGAGGCCCCAATTCAGAATCTTAATAAACAAAACTCTTTTCTACTCTCTTATTTACAGAAAAATCTTACGGAAAAAGAACTCGAACGCCTTAAAAATACACCCGGCGGTCAATATAAATATCCGCAGGGCGTTTTCTATGGAGGTAGCGTTATGGAGGAAACAACCCGGCAGCTGGCCGATAGATATAAAGAATGGGCGGAAAGCTACGATCATATCGTTCATATAGATCTTCACACCGGCGGGGGTCCGATGAATGAACTTACGATGATTTTTATGGATGGCGACAGCCGTTCCGCCTCCGAGCTTCAAAAGAGTTTAGGAAGGAAAAATGTCAGTAAAACGAATAACGAAGATGTTTCCGGAGATTCGGTTGAGTTTCTTCAGAAAATGATTCAGACAGTCTATCCTGAGAAGCGTTCCGTATTTGCTCTTTTTGAATTTGGTACTATCGAGGAATCAACAGACGGTTATCTATTTTGTGCGAAAGCGATGATAAACGAAAATCAGCTTCATTTTGAGGGCGCGCGATTCTCTGAAGATGAAATGAGCGTGCGCAATGATTTCACCCGTTTATTTAATCCGGCTGATAAAACATGGCAGTCTTCCATATTCAAAGAAGCAGAAAAAGGTTTTCGCTCTCTGTTAAAGAGCGAAAACCTGATATAG